Proteins encoded within one genomic window of Dyadobacter chenhuakuii:
- the rplA gene encoding 50S ribosomal protein L1 yields the protein MGKLTKKQKEALSKFDANQVYSLEQAADVLKTISYTKFDSSVDIDVRLGVDPRKADQMVRGVVTLPHGTGKEVRVLVLCTPDKEAEAKEAGADFVGLDEYIQKIEQGWTDIDVIITMPSVMAKVGRLGKVLGPRGLMPNPKSGTVTPDVAKAVKEVKAGKIDFKVDKTGIIHASVGKVSFGNEQLVQNATEVINTLVRLKPSSAKGTYVKSIHLSSTMSPGVTIDKNTIPGL from the coding sequence ATGGGAAAACTAACCAAAAAGCAAAAAGAAGCTCTTTCGAAATTCGACGCGAATCAAGTTTATTCTCTTGAACAAGCAGCGGACGTCCTTAAGACGATTTCTTATACCAAATTTGATTCTTCCGTGGATATCGACGTTCGTTTGGGCGTAGATCCTCGTAAAGCAGATCAGATGGTACGTGGCGTGGTAACATTGCCACACGGAACCGGAAAGGAAGTGCGTGTATTGGTTTTGTGTACTCCAGATAAGGAGGCAGAAGCGAAAGAAGCAGGAGCAGATTTTGTTGGTCTTGATGAATATATCCAAAAGATAGAACAAGGCTGGACAGACATCGACGTAATTATCACAATGCCGAGTGTGATGGCAAAAGTGGGACGGTTAGGTAAGGTTTTAGGTCCTCGCGGATTGATGCCAAACCCTAAATCAGGAACGGTAACGCCGGACGTAGCGAAAGCTGTGAAGGAAGTAAAAGCAGGTAAGATTGATTTCAAAGTTGATAAAACAGGAATCATTCATGCAAGTGTTGGTAAAGTTTCTTTTGGAAACGAGCAGCTTGTACAAAATGCTACAGAAGTTATCAATACTCTGGTTCGCCTTAAACCATCATCGGCAAAAGGAACTTACGTAAAAAGCATTCACTTGTCAAGCACGATGAGCCCGGGTGTTACTATTGATAAAAACACGATTCCAGGATTATAA
- a CDS encoding glycosyl hydrolase, which produces MRLLILLILLLNSALANAQTISTSKPWTFWWWMGSAVNEKDITAQLEYFQKSGVGGVHIIPIYQVKGYESQSVPFLTPKWLDLMQYTVREGKRLGLGVDMTTGTGWPFGGPNVSPELGAKQMLVKNGAIAIEPTKQRVKRAAPGGEGLVLDPFHATAMLRYLTRFDSAFANRKDLPRSMYNDSYEAYGANWTDDFLQEFKKRRGYELGENLALLTDSTGKAGSDLVRIDYHQTLSELLRERYAKPWTDWSTNHGFLTRYQAHGSPGNLLDLYDTADIPETESFGTSRFSIPGLRIDPDYSIDQFGTPDPLAMKFASSAAHFSGKKLVSSETGTWLANHFKVSLSQVKPQIDELFTAGINHIFYHGSTYSPAQEPFPGWLFYASTNFGSTSHFAQHFSLLNKYVQRCQELLQNTKSDNDVLVYFPIHDLWATKAKSSGNVHLLEVHHVDRWLLDLPFGKLAQQLWKKGFGFDYVSDLQLSRLKLDSNGNLTSGNAIYKSIIIPSSTYMPGETLKELQRLAGNGAKIIFQNHMPEKATGYAVETERQNSFENELVMLKKERNVRISNDFEKELVASGALRESFADNGLTFIRKKTQDNKRLYFVSNLADKFKEGWIKVSNVGGFEKFDALDENATWKSVPRNGDAIYLKLLPGQSCFLRETAKNTRTEKANIADKQFEIKGNWNLKFLKGRPSIPVTANLNELKTWTSLPDSAIFFSGTARYEIHFDCPANLMNTDAKILDLGDVREVATVKLNGKPIGTAWSIPFQLGFTDKLKSKDNVLEIEVTNLSGNYMRLRDTQKPDWKKFHDINIVDITYKKFDATKWEPMPSGLLGPVKILFH; this is translated from the coding sequence ATGCGACTGTTAATTTTACTCATATTGCTTCTGAATAGTGCCTTAGCAAATGCACAAACAATTTCAACTTCAAAACCCTGGACTTTCTGGTGGTGGATGGGCAGTGCGGTGAATGAGAAAGACATTACGGCTCAATTAGAATACTTTCAAAAATCAGGAGTAGGTGGCGTACACATTATCCCCATTTATCAGGTTAAGGGTTACGAGTCACAATCCGTTCCGTTTTTGACGCCAAAGTGGTTGGATCTGATGCAGTATACAGTGCGCGAAGGCAAGCGGCTGGGACTGGGTGTCGATATGACGACAGGAACCGGCTGGCCATTTGGCGGTCCCAATGTTTCTCCAGAGCTCGGGGCGAAGCAAATGCTGGTTAAAAATGGAGCTATCGCCATTGAACCCACAAAACAAAGAGTAAAACGTGCGGCGCCAGGTGGAGAAGGATTGGTCCTCGATCCGTTTCATGCCACCGCAATGCTACGCTATCTTACAAGGTTCGATTCTGCGTTTGCTAATAGAAAAGATTTGCCGCGTTCCATGTACAATGATTCCTATGAGGCATATGGAGCCAACTGGACCGACGATTTTTTGCAGGAATTTAAAAAAAGACGCGGTTATGAACTGGGTGAAAATCTGGCTTTACTGACTGATTCAACTGGAAAGGCCGGCTCAGATCTTGTCCGGATCGATTACCATCAAACATTATCGGAGTTACTGAGAGAGCGCTATGCCAAGCCCTGGACCGATTGGAGCACAAATCACGGTTTTCTGACCAGATATCAGGCGCATGGTTCGCCCGGAAACCTGCTCGACTTGTACGACACCGCCGACATTCCGGAAACTGAATCTTTTGGAACCAGCCGTTTTTCAATTCCCGGATTACGCATTGATCCTGACTATTCCATCGACCAGTTTGGGACACCTGATCCGTTGGCAATGAAATTTGCCTCATCGGCAGCACATTTTTCTGGCAAGAAGCTTGTCAGTTCCGAAACCGGAACATGGCTTGCCAATCATTTCAAAGTTTCGCTGTCGCAGGTCAAGCCGCAAATTGATGAGCTTTTTACCGCCGGCATTAACCACATTTTTTATCATGGGAGCACTTATTCACCTGCTCAGGAGCCATTTCCGGGTTGGTTATTTTACGCTTCCACGAACTTTGGATCGACCTCACATTTCGCTCAACACTTTTCCCTGCTAAATAAATACGTACAACGCTGCCAGGAGCTGCTTCAAAACACTAAATCGGACAATGATGTGCTGGTATATTTTCCGATACATGACCTTTGGGCAACCAAAGCGAAGTCTTCCGGCAATGTGCATTTACTGGAAGTGCATCACGTGGATCGATGGCTGCTGGACCTGCCTTTTGGTAAGCTTGCACAGCAACTTTGGAAAAAGGGTTTTGGATTTGACTACGTTTCGGATTTGCAATTGAGCCGTTTAAAGCTGGATAGTAATGGTAATCTTACCAGCGGAAACGCAATTTATAAATCCATAATCATACCCTCAAGCACCTATATGCCCGGGGAAACATTAAAAGAACTACAACGACTCGCCGGGAACGGAGCAAAGATCATATTCCAAAACCACATGCCGGAAAAAGCAACCGGTTACGCTGTCGAGACTGAAAGGCAAAACAGCTTTGAGAATGAGTTAGTAATGCTGAAAAAAGAAAGGAATGTCCGCATTTCGAATGATTTTGAAAAAGAATTGGTGGCAAGCGGAGCACTTCGGGAATCGTTTGCAGATAATGGGTTGACATTTATCCGTAAAAAAACACAAGACAACAAACGACTTTACTTTGTCAGTAACTTGGCTGATAAGTTTAAGGAAGGTTGGATTAAGGTTAGCAATGTCGGCGGGTTTGAAAAATTTGATGCACTGGATGAAAATGCAACCTGGAAGTCAGTTCCGCGAAATGGAGATGCGATTTATTTAAAGCTTTTGCCAGGACAATCATGTTTTTTACGAGAAACAGCAAAAAATACACGCACAGAGAAAGCGAACATTGCCGATAAGCAATTTGAAATAAAAGGTAATTGGAATCTGAAATTTCTAAAAGGCCGGCCTTCAATTCCAGTCACCGCCAATCTGAACGAACTCAAAACCTGGACAAGCCTGCCTGATTCCGCAATTTTCTTCTCAGGGACAGCCAGATACGAAATTCACTTCGATTGTCCTGCCAATTTGATGAACACTGACGCTAAAATCCTGGACCTTGGTGATGTGCGAGAAGTGGCCACCGTAAAACTGAATGGTAAGCCCATAGGAACAGCTTGGAGCATTCCTTTCCAATTGGGTTTTACAGATAAGCTTAAATCAAAGGATAACGTGCTTGAAATTGAGGTTACCAATCTTTCAGGCAACTATATGCGCCTGAGGGACACGCAAAAGCCCGATTGGAAAAAATTTCATGACATTAACATTGTCGATATCACTTATAAAAAGTTTGACGCGACAAAATGGGAGCCTATGCCATCAGGTTTACTGGGACCAGTGAAAATCCTTTTCCACTAA
- the tuf gene encoding elongation factor Tu: MAKETFDRSKPHVNIGTIGHVDHGKTTLTAAITTVLAKKGLAVLRDFSSIDNAPEEKERGITINTSHVEYSTANRHYAHVDCPGHADYVKNMVTGAAQMDGAIIVVAATDGPMPQTREHILLARQVGVPQLVVFMNKVDMVDDPELLELVEMEIRELLSFYDYDGDNIPVIQGSALGGLNGEEKWVKTIEELMDAVDSYIPIPPRMTDLPFLMPVEDVFSITGRGTVATGRIERGVINSGEAVDILGMGAEGLKSVVTGVEMFRKILDRGEAGDNVGLLLRGINKEDIRRGMVICKPGSVKPHAAFKGEVYVLSKEEGGRHTPFFNKYRPQFYFRTTDVTGEISLPAGVEMVMPGDNITIDVKLINKIAMEKGLRFAIREGGRTVGAGQVTEILD; encoded by the coding sequence ATGGCAAAAGAGACGTTTGACCGCTCGAAACCCCACGTAAATATTGGTACTATCGGGCACGTTGACCACGGTAAAACTACCCTTACTGCTGCTATCACAACTGTGTTGGCGAAAAAGGGTTTAGCAGTACTTCGCGATTTCTCATCAATTGATAATGCTCCTGAAGAGAAAGAGCGTGGTATTACGATTAACACATCCCACGTTGAGTATTCGACAGCAAACCGTCACTATGCTCACGTTGACTGTCCAGGTCACGCGGATTATGTAAAGAACATGGTAACTGGTGCTGCTCAGATGGACGGCGCTATCATCGTAGTTGCTGCTACTGATGGACCAATGCCACAAACTCGTGAGCACATTCTTTTGGCTCGCCAGGTTGGTGTTCCTCAGCTTGTTGTGTTCATGAACAAAGTGGATATGGTTGATGATCCAGAACTTCTTGAACTTGTTGAAATGGAAATCCGTGAGCTTTTAAGCTTCTACGATTACGATGGAGACAACATTCCTGTAATCCAAGGTTCTGCTTTGGGTGGTTTGAATGGCGAAGAAAAATGGGTTAAAACGATCGAAGAATTGATGGACGCTGTTGACAGCTACATTCCAATTCCTCCACGTATGACTGATCTTCCTTTCCTTATGCCTGTTGAAGACGTATTCTCGATCACTGGTCGTGGTACTGTTGCAACTGGTCGTATCGAAAGAGGAGTAATCAACTCTGGTGAAGCAGTTGATATCCTAGGAATGGGTGCAGAAGGTCTTAAATCAGTAGTAACTGGTGTTGAGATGTTCCGTAAGATCCTTGACCGTGGAGAAGCTGGTGATAACGTAGGTCTTTTGCTTCGTGGTATCAACAAAGAAGATATCCGTCGTGGAATGGTAATCTGCAAGCCAGGTTCAGTTAAGCCTCACGCTGCATTCAAAGGCGAGGTTTATGTACTTTCGAAAGAAGAAGGTGGACGTCACACTCCATTCTTTAACAAATACCGTCCTCAGTTTTACTTCCGTACCACGGACGTAACAGGTGAAATTTCTCTGCCAGCTGGTGTTGAAATGGTTATGCCTGGTGATAACATCACAATTGATGTGAAATTGATCAACAAGATTGCTATGGAAAAAGGTCTTCGTTTCGCGATTCGTGAAGGTGGACGTACCGTAGGTGCTGGTCAGGTAACTGAAATTCTTGACTAA
- the rplL gene encoding 50S ribosomal protein L7/L12, producing the protein MADLKAFAEQLVNLTVKEVNELATILKDEYGIEPAAAGAVMVAGPAAGGGSDAPAAEEKTSFDVILKAAGASKLAVVKLVKDLTGLGLKEAKELVDGAPKPVKEGVAKDEAEALKKQLEEAGAEVEVK; encoded by the coding sequence ATGGCAGATTTGAAAGCTTTCGCAGAACAGCTTGTTAACCTTACGGTTAAAGAAGTGAACGAATTGGCTACAATTCTTAAAGACGAGTACGGTATTGAGCCTGCAGCGGCTGGTGCGGTAATGGTAGCAGGTCCTGCTGCTGGTGGTGGTTCTGATGCTCCTGCAGCAGAGGAGAAAACATCTTTTGATGTTATCTTGAAAGCAGCTGGTGCAAGCAAACTAGCTGTTGTGAAATTGGTTAAAGACCTTACTGGTCTTGGCTTGAAAGAAGCGAAAGAACTAGTTGACGGCGCTCCTAAGCCTGTTAAAGAAGGAGTTGCAAAAGACGAAGCAGAAGCTTTGAAAAAACAACTTGAAGAAGCAGGTGCAGAAGTTGAAGTGAAGTAA
- the rplK gene encoding 50S ribosomal protein L11, which produces MAKEIGGYVKLQVKGGQANPSPPIGPALGSKGLNIMEFCKQFNGRTQDKMGVVLPVVITYYKDKSFDFVIKTPPAAILLLEASKVKTGSAQPNRLKVGSVSWDQVRTIAETKMPDLNCFTIDSAMKMIAGTARSMGITVAGKAPWEENN; this is translated from the coding sequence ATGGCAAAAGAAATAGGTGGATACGTCAAACTACAGGTAAAAGGTGGCCAAGCCAACCCTTCACCTCCAATCGGTCCTGCACTAGGATCGAAAGGTTTGAATATCATGGAGTTTTGCAAGCAATTCAATGGCCGTACCCAAGATAAAATGGGTGTGGTATTGCCGGTAGTTATTACATACTATAAGGATAAGTCTTTTGACTTCGTCATTAAGACCCCCCCGGCCGCGATTCTGCTTCTGGAAGCATCAAAAGTAAAGACAGGTTCGGCTCAGCCAAACCGTTTGAAAGTAGGTTCGGTATCATGGGATCAGGTTCGTACGATCGCTGAGACTAAAATGCCAGACTTAAACTGCTTTACAATTGATTCTGCTATGAAAATGATTGCGGGAACGGCTCGTAGTATGGGTATTACTGTAGCAGGCAAAGCCCCGTGGGAAGAAAACAACTGA
- the nusG gene encoding transcription termination/antitermination protein NusG has product MSSLNWFVLRAVSGQEKKIKSYIENEIARQKLDEFVPQILIPSEKIYEMRNGKKRVREKNFFPGYIIISADLSKGEVLHIITSIPGVIGFLGSAEGNSKVPVPLRQSEINRILGKVDEAEQHEEAPSMSFIRGETVKVVDGPFSGFIGVVEEVFDEKKKLNVVVKIFGRNTPVELSYAQVEKDS; this is encoded by the coding sequence ATGAGTAGTCTAAATTGGTTTGTATTGAGAGCGGTGTCTGGACAAGAGAAGAAAATCAAGTCCTACATTGAAAATGAAATCGCTCGGCAGAAACTGGATGAATTCGTTCCGCAGATCCTGATACCTTCTGAGAAGATATATGAAATGCGTAACGGTAAGAAAAGGGTTAGAGAAAAAAACTTCTTTCCTGGTTACATTATCATTTCAGCGGATTTGTCAAAAGGAGAGGTTTTGCACATTATAACCAGTATTCCTGGTGTTATAGGCTTCCTCGGAAGTGCAGAAGGCAACTCAAAAGTTCCTGTGCCGCTTCGTCAATCTGAGATCAACCGGATTTTAGGTAAAGTAGACGAAGCTGAGCAGCACGAAGAAGCACCAAGCATGTCATTTATCAGAGGGGAAACTGTCAAAGTTGTAGACGGTCCTTTCAGCGGATTTATAGGCGTGGTTGAAGAAGTATTCGATGAGAAGAAAAAACTCAATGTAGTTGTAAAAATATTCGGGCGTAATACACCCGTGGAACTCAGTTACGCACAAGTAGAAAAGGATAGTTGA
- the murI gene encoding glutamate racemase — translation MFDSSAPIGIFDSGIGGMTVASAVTRLLPQENTIYFGDTAHLPYGDKSQAAIQAYSIKICNMLLQQNCKLILIACNSASAAAYELVREYVGSKAKVLNVIDPVVDYIKEHYDGKTIGLIGTKQTVLSNVYKKKVDALGKNIQLKSLATPLLAPMIEEGFFDNNISESIITSYLSDPSLTDIEALILGCTHYPLIKNQIGEFYKSNVEILDTSEIVAFSLKSWLEQHYLVNEKGDGKRAFYVSDYTLSFEQSTNIFFGRQIQLEHYPLWE, via the coding sequence ATGTTTGATTCTTCGGCGCCGATTGGGATTTTTGATAGTGGCATTGGCGGGATGACCGTTGCCAGTGCAGTTACCAGGCTTCTGCCGCAAGAGAATACAATTTATTTTGGCGACACGGCGCACCTTCCCTACGGCGATAAGTCTCAGGCGGCAATTCAAGCTTATTCTATCAAAATTTGCAACATGCTTCTGCAGCAAAATTGCAAGCTTATCCTCATTGCCTGCAACTCGGCTTCTGCGGCGGCTTATGAGCTGGTGCGGGAATATGTGGGTAGTAAGGCGAAGGTTTTGAATGTAATTGATCCGGTGGTGGATTACATTAAGGAACATTATGACGGCAAGACGATCGGCCTGATCGGAACAAAGCAAACGGTCCTTTCTAATGTATATAAAAAGAAAGTGGATGCTTTGGGTAAAAATATTCAGTTAAAATCACTGGCTACTCCTTTGCTGGCGCCCATGATTGAAGAAGGTTTTTTTGATAATAACATTAGTGAAAGCATTATAACCAGTTATTTGTCTGATCCTTCGCTGACAGATATTGAAGCATTGATTCTTGGCTGCACGCATTATCCGCTGATCAAAAACCAGATCGGCGAATTTTATAAAAGCAATGTAGAAATCCTCGACACATCCGAGATCGTGGCTTTTTCACTAAAATCCTGGCTCGAACAACATTATCTGGTCAATGAAAAGGGAGATGGCAAGCGCGCATTTTACGTGTCCGACTACACGCTGTCCTTTGAACAATCGACAAACATATTCTTTGGCAGGCAAATCCAGCTTGAACATTACCCGCTTTGGGAGTAG
- a CDS encoding outer membrane beta-barrel protein has product MKLKLYIAGLFLVFGMNVYAGALKPAQQNTPQEKDSIIVTFGDRTRLIIYGEDRKELEKIMKYDLNTLLKDLKIRLDSTDADTTYLREEINGSKYLKDKSNDEDYVRIGLRGIHIKNGDTEVKINAKGVEVEDEDDDNDKSDSNYRRTGKRFYRSGGGSSPRKGFNIALGLNTYGTNETTPGFSKDDYDLKPFGSRYISLGYIASTTIAKGKNARLHLDFGVDFSWYNLMFDGNNTVAKDSLQISFPLVTNENGEEIEMKKSKLTVPYVNISFMPTLSFSRSFISYISAGVYGGYRLGSYTKLRREGSKDVDHVRKNFYIEDLRYGLSAELGIRNFPDFFVNYDFNNLYQDGKGPSVRMLSFGVRLF; this is encoded by the coding sequence ATGAAACTGAAATTATATATTGCCGGCCTATTCCTTGTTTTTGGAATGAATGTGTATGCAGGCGCTCTGAAACCTGCACAACAAAATACCCCACAGGAGAAAGATTCAATTATCGTGACCTTTGGCGACAGGACAAGACTCATTATCTATGGAGAAGACCGCAAGGAACTAGAAAAGATCATGAAGTATGACCTGAACACATTGTTGAAAGACTTGAAAATCAGGCTTGACAGCACCGATGCAGACACCACTTATTTGCGGGAGGAGATTAATGGCAGCAAATATTTGAAAGATAAATCGAATGACGAGGATTATGTAAGAATTGGCCTGCGAGGAATCCATATTAAAAATGGGGACACAGAAGTCAAAATTAATGCGAAGGGAGTCGAGGTGGAGGACGAGGATGATGACAACGATAAATCAGATTCAAATTACAGGCGCACGGGCAAGCGTTTCTATCGATCGGGCGGTGGATCCAGTCCACGAAAAGGGTTCAATATTGCATTAGGCCTCAATACTTACGGTACAAATGAAACGACGCCAGGCTTCTCCAAGGACGACTATGACCTTAAACCATTTGGGTCCCGATATATCAGCTTAGGCTACATTGCGAGTACAACCATTGCAAAAGGTAAAAATGCGCGCCTTCACCTTGATTTTGGGGTTGATTTCTCTTGGTACAATTTGATGTTCGATGGGAATAATACAGTTGCGAAAGATTCGCTTCAAATTAGTTTTCCACTTGTTACCAATGAAAACGGCGAAGAGATTGAGATGAAAAAGAGCAAGCTCACTGTTCCTTACGTAAACATTTCATTCATGCCGACGCTTAGTTTCTCCCGATCATTCATTTCCTATATTAGCGCAGGCGTTTACGGAGGTTACCGGTTAGGCAGCTACACCAAGTTAAGACGTGAGGGAAGTAAGGATGTAGACCATGTCAGAAAAAACTTTTACATTGAAGATCTGAGATATGGCCTGTCCGCAGAGCTAGGAATCAGAAACTTCCCCGATTTCTTTGTCAACTATGATTTCAATAATCTCTATCAGGATGGCAAAGGACCGTCTGTAAGGATGCTTAGTTTTGGGGTAAGGTTATTTTAA
- the secE gene encoding preprotein translocase subunit SecE encodes MEKFTSFLKASWEEITQHVTWPPFNELQANTTLVLVGSLIFAFVVGIMDFVFENALNLFYQSF; translated from the coding sequence ATGGAAAAATTTACTTCTTTTTTGAAAGCTTCCTGGGAAGAAATCACCCAGCACGTAACATGGCCTCCTTTTAACGAGCTTCAGGCTAATACGACACTAGTGCTTGTCGGTTCCCTCATTTTTGCCTTCGTTGTAGGCATTATGGACTTTGTCTTTGAGAATGCACTGAATCTGTTTTATCAGTCTTTCTAA
- the rplJ gene encoding 50S ribosomal protein L10 yields the protein MTREEKAVIIDELSQKFASTPYFYITSANGMSVGETNQLRGLCFERGVEYRVVKNTLIKKALETLDTDYSSFDEVLKGFSGVMFHPESGKVPAQLIKEFKKKSGTDKLKFKGASVDSSVFVGESQLDVLIALKSKQEMIGEIIGLLQSPAKNVIGALQSGGNKLAGILKTLSEKED from the coding sequence ATGACACGGGAAGAGAAAGCAGTAATTATAGACGAGTTAAGTCAAAAATTCGCTAGCACCCCATACTTCTATATCACCAGCGCAAACGGAATGTCTGTCGGTGAAACAAACCAGCTAAGAGGCCTTTGCTTCGAACGCGGTGTGGAGTATCGTGTTGTTAAGAATACATTGATTAAGAAAGCACTAGAAACATTAGATACGGATTATTCCTCTTTTGACGAAGTTTTGAAAGGATTTTCCGGAGTTATGTTTCACCCGGAGTCAGGTAAGGTTCCTGCACAATTGATTAAGGAATTCAAGAAGAAATCAGGCACAGACAAGCTTAAATTCAAAGGAGCTTCTGTTGATTCATCTGTTTTCGTTGGCGAAAGCCAGCTTGACGTTCTGATCGCTCTGAAATCAAAACAAGAAATGATTGGAGAGATTATCGGATTGTTGCAATCGCCTGCTAAGAATGTTATCGGCGCCCTACAAAGCGGTGGAAACAAATTGGCTGGTATTTTGAAGACCTTGTCTGAGAAAGAAGACTAA
- a CDS encoding RNA polymerase sigma factor — protein sequence MGRLLSLFSNEAQLLKALRKEDPKAQRQLYDKYSARMLALCFRYICDDMAAEDVMVEGFIRVFAKIEQFSEEGSFEGWIRRIMVNEALGYLRKQKRILEDTLSEEANNIPDYAHADQNLETQELLQLIESLPTGYRTVFNLYAIEGYPHIEIAQMLGITESTSKSQLHRARAMLQKMVADWENDFKKKVVYEKASG from the coding sequence ATGGGTCGACTTTTATCACTTTTCAGTAACGAAGCACAGCTGCTCAAAGCACTTAGGAAGGAAGATCCTAAGGCTCAGCGACAGTTGTACGATAAATACAGCGCTCGCATGCTGGCTTTATGTTTTCGTTATATCTGTGATGACATGGCGGCTGAGGATGTGATGGTTGAAGGTTTTATAAGAGTGTTTGCCAAAATAGAGCAGTTCAGCGAAGAAGGCAGTTTTGAAGGCTGGATCCGTCGGATTATGGTAAATGAGGCGCTGGGTTATTTAAGAAAACAAAAACGAATCCTCGAAGACACGCTGTCAGAAGAGGCTAATAACATTCCGGATTATGCACACGCTGATCAAAATCTGGAAACGCAGGAATTGTTGCAATTGATTGAGTCGCTGCCAACAGGATATAGGACGGTTTTCAATTTATATGCCATTGAAGGTTATCCGCACATTGAAATTGCGCAAATGCTTGGCATAACAGAAAGCACATCCAAGTCGCAGTTGCACCGGGCAAGGGCAATGCTGCAAAAAATGGTGGCGGATTGGGAAAATGATTTTAAAAAAAAAGTAGTATATGAAAAAGCATCCGGTTGA